The proteins below come from a single Staphylococcus sp. MI 10-1553 genomic window:
- a CDS encoding CPBP family intramembrane glutamic endopeptidase: protein MFIGPILEEILYRHLIIGEIGKIIPYKLMAIVSLLIFALAHVHSIDALNEIVLYLMLGIPIVFVYIKSNFNIYVSIAVHIFSNLASYTYILLT, encoded by the coding sequence GTGTTTATCGGACCGATATTAGAAGAAATTTTATATCGTCATTTAATTATTGGAGAAATTGGAAAAATAATTCCATACAAACTAATGGCTATTGTATCGTTGCTTATATTTGCTTTGGCACATGTGCATTCTATAGATGCTTTAAATGAGATAGTATTGTATTTAATGCTAGGTATACCAATTGTTTTTGTATATATCAAATCGAATTTTAATATCTATGTCTCTATTGCAGTACATATTTTTTCAAATCTAGCTTCTTATACTTACATATTGCTAACTTAA
- a CDS encoding DUF3923 family protein: MKISWILWWIFTILEVALFLGLSFLLYMREIDASGAVQTVEIKWINIMVLGVFFLIPTIIQIIWLIINIVKSEKRMARDL, translated from the coding sequence ATGAAAATTTCTTGGATTTTATGGTGGATTTTCACTATTTTAGAAGTGGCGCTGTTTTTAGGGCTATCTTTTTTGCTCTATATGCGAGAAATTGATGCAAGTGGTGCCGTTCAAACAGTAGAGATAAAATGGATTAACATAATGGTGTTAGGTGTTTTCTTTTTAATACCAACTATCATTCAAATCATCTGGCTCATTATCAATATTGTAAAATCTGAAAAGAGAATGGCTCGTGATTTGTAG
- the metE gene encoding 5-methyltetrahydropteroyltriglutamate--homocysteine S-methyltransferase: protein MTIKTTNLGFPRLGHKREWKKAIEGYWNNKITKAELDDTLQQLHRSNLVLQQNCNLDSVPVGDFSLYDHILDTSLLFNIIPTRFQDRDIDDDLLFDIARGNKSHVASALVKWFNTNYHYIVPEWDNVTPRVNHNRLLDRYNEAKALNIHAHPVIVGPVTFVALSKGGDQSFEDKVRTLLPLYVEVLQSLIDAGAELIQIDEPILVTDKATELEDITREAYEAFAEADVAKALVIQTYFERANVKFLSALPVKGLGLDFVHDRGYNLQQIENGDFDRSKTLFAGIIDGRNVWAADVEAKKALIEKLSQYSDDLYINPSSSLLHVPVSLEDETLEDDIRDGLSFATEKLETLDALKRAVNDNDTEAYDRLHAQYTRFQSQAFKNLEYDFESVRAERASAFSERKVVQQQRLNLPDLPTTTIGSFPQSPEVRKQRADWKNNRISDEAYRQFVQDEIKRWIEIQEDIGLDVFVHGEFERNDMVEFFGEKLDGFLVTKFGWVQSYGSRAVKPPIIYGDVKWTAPLTIDETVYAQSLTDKPVKGMLTGPVTILNWSFERVDIPRSTVQDQIALAINEEVLALEKAGIQVIQVDEPALREGLPLRKEYHEDYLAKAVHSFKLATSSVTDETQIHTHMCYSQFGQIIHAIHDLDADVISIETSRSHGDLIKDFEDIDYDLGIGLGVYDIHSPRIPTEEEITTAIERGLQQIDRSLFWVNPDCGLKTRKEDEVKAALTVLVNSARKLRQENVEAK from the coding sequence ATGACAATTAAAACAACAAACTTAGGATTCCCAAGACTTGGACACAAACGTGAATGGAAAAAAGCCATTGAGGGCTACTGGAACAACAAAATTACAAAAGCTGAATTAGACGACACGTTACAACAATTACACCGTTCTAACTTAGTATTACAACAAAACTGCAACTTAGATAGCGTACCAGTAGGCGACTTTTCATTATACGATCATATTTTAGATACATCTTTATTATTCAATATCATTCCAACGCGTTTCCAAGACCGTGACATAGATGATGACTTACTTTTCGACATCGCACGCGGTAACAAATCACACGTCGCAAGTGCACTTGTCAAATGGTTTAACACAAACTATCACTATATCGTACCTGAATGGGACAATGTGACACCTCGCGTGAACCACAACCGTTTATTAGACCGTTATAACGAAGCAAAAGCACTCAATATTCATGCACACCCTGTTATTGTTGGACCTGTTACATTCGTAGCACTTTCTAAAGGTGGCGATCAATCATTTGAAGACAAAGTGCGTACGTTATTGCCACTTTACGTTGAAGTATTACAATCACTCATCGATGCAGGTGCAGAACTCATTCAAATTGACGAACCGATTTTAGTAACAGATAAAGCTACTGAATTAGAAGACATTACACGTGAAGCTTACGAGGCATTTGCTGAAGCTGATGTTGCAAAAGCGTTAGTGATTCAAACGTATTTCGAGCGTGCAAATGTGAAGTTTTTAAGTGCATTACCAGTAAAAGGTCTCGGATTAGACTTTGTACATGATCGTGGCTACAACTTACAACAAATCGAAAATGGCGACTTTGACCGTTCAAAAACATTATTTGCAGGTATCATCGACGGTAGAAATGTATGGGCTGCAGATGTTGAAGCGAAGAAAGCATTAATTGAAAAATTATCCCAATATTCCGATGACTTATATATCAATCCATCGTCATCATTATTACACGTACCAGTCTCATTAGAAGATGAAACGTTAGAAGATGACATCCGTGACGGTTTAAGCTTTGCGACAGAAAAATTAGAAACATTAGATGCATTAAAACGTGCTGTGAATGACAACGATACTGAAGCATATGACCGTTTACATGCGCAATATACACGTTTCCAAAGCCAAGCGTTCAAAAATCTTGAGTACGACTTTGAAAGTGTTCGCGCAGAACGTGCTTCAGCATTCTCTGAGCGTAAAGTCGTACAACAACAACGCTTAAACTTACCAGATTTACCGACAACGACAATTGGTTCATTCCCACAATCACCAGAAGTGCGTAAACAACGTGCAGATTGGAAAAATAACCGTATTTCTGACGAAGCGTACCGTCAATTTGTACAAGATGAAATTAAACGTTGGATTGAAATTCAAGAAGACATCGGTTTAGACGTCTTTGTTCACGGTGAATTTGAACGTAATGACATGGTCGAATTCTTTGGTGAAAAGTTAGACGGCTTCCTCGTGACGAAATTTGGCTGGGTACAATCATACGGCTCACGTGCGGTAAAACCACCAATCATTTACGGTGATGTGAAATGGACAGCGCCATTAACGATTGATGAAACCGTGTATGCGCAAAGCTTGACGGACAAACCAGTGAAAGGCATGCTAACAGGTCCTGTAACGATCTTAAACTGGTCATTCGAACGCGTGGACATCCCTCGCTCAACAGTTCAAGATCAAATTGCGCTTGCGATTAACGAAGAAGTGTTAGCACTGGAAAAAGCAGGCATCCAAGTGATTCAAGTCGATGAACCAGCGTTGCGGGAAGGCTTACCATTACGTAAAGAGTACCACGAAGATTACTTAGCGAAAGCCGTGCATAGCTTCAAACTTGCGACATCTTCCGTGACGGACGAAACGCAAATCCATACGCATATGTGCTATTCGCAATTCGGACAAATCATCCATGCGATTCACGACTTAGATGCAGACGTGATTTCAATCGAAACATCGCGTAGCCATGGTGACCTCATTAAAGACTTTGAAGATATCGATTATGATTTAGGTATTGGTCTAGGCGTTTATGACATTCATAGCCCACGTATTCCGACAGAAGAAGAAATTACGACAGCAATTGAACGTGGTTTACAACAAATCGACCGTTCATTGTTCTGGGTCAATCCAGACTGTGGTCTTAAAACACGTAAAGAAGATGAAGTGAAGGCTGCATTGACTGTTTTAGTGAATAGTGCACGTAAATTGCGTCAAGAAAATGTTGAAGCAAAGTAA
- a CDS encoding epilancin family lantibiotic, which translates to MKDSLFDLNLTKGVETKKSDLNPQTASVVRTVIQVSKKYCVGITLTCGCKFGK; encoded by the coding sequence ATGAAAGACTCATTATTCGATTTAAATCTTACTAAAGGTGTGGAGACAAAAAAAAGTGATTTAAACCCACAAACTGCTAGTGTTGTTCGTACAGTGATACAAGTTTCTAAAAAGTATTGTGTAGGTATCACTTTAACTTGTGGATGCAAATTTGGTAAGTAG
- a CDS encoding bifunctional homocysteine S-methyltransferase/methylenetetrahydrofolate reductase encodes MHRLLKALQNKVLVADGAMGTILYSEGLDTCPEAYNLTHPEKVEHIHRSYIEAGADVIQTNTYGANFEKLQPFGLEHKVKAIHQAAVAIAKRAAGPDTFILGTVGGFRSTKQGELSLSAIQYHTDIQVDTLVAEGVDGLLFETYYDDEELLNAIKQTRQKYDIPIIAQLTASNTHYLVNGKEINSALQQLVEAGADIVGLNCHHGPYHMKRTFGHIELPTNAYLSCYPNASLLDIDQQTFKYSDNAQYFGETAEQLIQEGVRLIGGCCGTTPDHIRKIKAAVQGLKPIQEKKVIPIHQKQTSEAPKQTRQNLATRVRERPTIIVELDTPKHLDTTKFFQNVKALDDAQIDAVTLADNSLATVRVSNIAAASLIKQQFNIEPLVHITCRDRNLIGLQSHLLGLSLIGVHEILAITGDPSKVGHLPGATNVYDVNSKGLTELALRFNKGVNTDGDTLKVATQFNIAGGFDPHVSNIKAAVRKMETKIKSGMHYFITQPVFTKEKIVEIYEATKHLDVPIFIGIMPITSYKNALFLHHEVPGIKMSDDVLAQFEAVADDRQATYELSLSLCKSLIDTVHTYFNGLYLITPFERIDYSLELAAYSKSITTSHQEAIL; translated from the coding sequence ATGCATCGATTGTTAAAAGCATTACAAAACAAAGTTCTAGTGGCTGATGGTGCAATGGGAACGATTCTATACTCTGAAGGGTTAGATACATGTCCCGAAGCTTATAACCTCACACATCCGGAAAAGGTTGAACACATTCATCGTTCGTATATCGAAGCAGGTGCAGATGTCATTCAAACGAATACGTATGGTGCTAATTTTGAAAAGCTTCAACCTTTTGGACTCGAACATAAAGTAAAAGCCATACATCAAGCAGCAGTAGCCATTGCCAAACGTGCTGCAGGACCAGATACATTCATCTTAGGGACGGTCGGTGGCTTTAGAAGTACAAAACAAGGCGAACTGTCACTGTCAGCCATTCAATATCACACTGACATTCAAGTCGATACACTCGTGGCTGAAGGCGTCGATGGTCTGTTATTCGAAACATATTACGATGATGAAGAGTTACTGAATGCGATTAAGCAAACACGTCAAAAGTACGATATTCCGATTATTGCGCAACTGACCGCTTCTAACACGCATTATTTAGTCAACGGTAAAGAAATTAACAGCGCATTACAACAATTGGTCGAAGCAGGTGCAGACATTGTCGGTTTGAATTGTCATCACGGCCCGTACCATATGAAGCGTACTTTTGGCCATATCGAATTGCCGACCAATGCTTACTTGTCGTGCTATCCGAATGCGAGCTTACTCGATATCGATCAGCAAACCTTTAAATATAGTGACAACGCGCAATACTTTGGTGAGACCGCGGAGCAACTCATTCAAGAAGGGGTCCGTCTTATCGGTGGCTGTTGCGGTACGACACCTGATCACATTCGTAAAATTAAAGCAGCCGTCCAAGGATTAAAGCCAATTCAAGAGAAAAAAGTCATTCCGATTCATCAAAAACAAACGTCAGAAGCACCGAAGCAAACACGTCAAAACTTGGCAACGCGTGTACGAGAACGACCGACCATCATCGTCGAACTTGATACACCGAAACATCTCGATACAACGAAATTTTTCCAAAACGTCAAAGCTTTAGATGACGCACAAATTGATGCTGTAACGTTAGCGGACAACTCTTTAGCAACTGTTCGCGTATCCAATATTGCAGCCGCGAGTTTAATCAAACAACAATTCAACATCGAACCACTCGTCCACATTACATGCCGAGATCGCAACTTAATCGGACTGCAATCTCACCTCCTCGGTTTATCGTTAATCGGGGTCCATGAGATTTTAGCGATTACCGGAGACCCTTCGAAAGTCGGACATCTCCCAGGGGCAACGAATGTGTACGACGTGAATTCAAAAGGATTGACCGAACTTGCACTCAGATTTAACAAAGGCGTGAACACTGACGGCGATACATTAAAAGTCGCCACACAGTTCAACATCGCGGGAGGTTTTGACCCTCATGTGAGCAACATCAAAGCCGCGGTCCGCAAAATGGAAACAAAAATTAAGAGCGGCATGCATTACTTTATTACACAGCCGGTCTTCACAAAAGAAAAAATTGTCGAGATTTACGAAGCGACAAAGCATCTCGATGTCCCTATTTTTATTGGGATTATGCCGATTACGAGTTACAAAAATGCGTTGTTTTTACATCACGAAGTCCCTGGCATCAAAATGTCAGACGATGTACTCGCACAGTTTGAAGCTGTTGCCGATGATAGACAAGCAACGTATGAACTGAGCCTATCCCTTTGTAAATCACTTATCGACACCGTCCATACGTATTTCAACGGACTGTATTTAATTACACCGTTTGAGCGTATTGATTACTCATTAGAACTTGCAGCCTATTCGAAATCAATTACAACATCCCACCAGGAGGCGATTTTATGA
- a CDS encoding S8 family peptidase, producing the protein MLEICNWPNEANIFDKFNYDIKILYIDSGCDVEHDEIKDSVLIDESISFVEGDKSLNDYTGHGTQIISAVVGKKHINGLYNKSKVVVYKITNSKGVSKFEWLYEALLHAIEKDYKVINISYSGVSSSDRLTEKFQKLIDKAKKANIHICCSASNERFNSNETIIPASLKGVYSVGSLDFQNKISLFNKHIAANYYAPGGDDIFQAKNMKSYILLANSTLSNFNIGSEIGLDKRYTLNFGNSIACSYFSCCVALIIAMLDEEHIACASKLFLDELYKKSENTNILLRTREILLNGIV; encoded by the coding sequence TTGTTAGAAATTTGTAATTGGCCAAATGAAGCCAACATCTTTGATAAATTTAATTATGATATTAAAATATTATATATAGATAGTGGATGTGATGTGGAACACGATGAAATTAAAGATAGTGTGTTGATAGATGAATCTATTTCATTTGTTGAAGGAGATAAAAGTTTGAATGATTATACAGGTCATGGCACACAAATAATAAGTGCTGTAGTCGGAAAGAAACACATTAATGGTCTTTATAATAAAAGTAAAGTGGTTGTATACAAGATTACGAATTCTAAGGGAGTTAGTAAATTTGAATGGCTATACGAGGCTTTATTGCATGCAATCGAAAAAGATTATAAAGTGATTAATATAAGTTATTCTGGTGTTAGTAGCAGTGATAGGCTTACAGAGAAATTTCAAAAATTGATTGATAAGGCTAAAAAAGCCAATATACATATATGTTGTAGTGCTAGTAATGAGCGATTTAATAGCAATGAAACTATTATACCAGCCTCTCTTAAAGGAGTTTATTCCGTCGGTAGTTTAGATTTCCAAAATAAAATTTCTCTTTTTAATAAGCATATCGCTGCTAATTATTATGCTCCAGGAGGAGACGACATTTTTCAAGCTAAAAATATGAAATCATACATATTATTAGCAAATAGTACGTTGTCTAATTTCAACATTGGATCAGAAATCGGTTTAGATAAAAGATATACCCTGAATTTTGGAAATAGTATTGCATGTTCATATTTTTCTTGTTGTGTTGCTCTTATAATAGCTATGTTAGACGAGGAACATATAGCATGTGCTTCAAAGTTGTTTTTAGATGAATTATACAAAAAAAGTGAGAATACGAACATATTATTACGTACAAGGGAGATTTTACTTAATGGAATTGTTTAA
- a CDS encoding lanthionine synthetase C family protein yields the protein MEKEFMDFIEKVSNIEISKKNIEFNYGEETIYKVSVATGYPGIALLLYETYKYTNDIKYYKLCNEYLSETIDIIQANPMYSTSLFSGTMGILFVLATCSDGGSNYRNITTQLLNAYDVIFDEIYSILNKQVYNITKSKENFDLVNGVCGSLVCLLHISDVYGSEIHANLNTWIEKLTIFVESLINNKLIYKVKGGFFSDLGVSHGISGAINVLNASYNRGFMSTTALNTLKQSRDFLIESIIFHRNSCFIPNTLDDNMLNHRDAWCYGTPGVSFVLNNISRTLYDEKAISISKFLSKETLRRTKEERKLISPTFCHGYSGIAIINKILKNEELEKYFYNEIIKSKNSYAEFIFRDIEHQDNGYEHKDSVSLLEGSSGVLLTLLSRNKFHSLWYKLFCFI from the coding sequence ATGGAAAAAGAGTTCATGGATTTTATAGAAAAAGTCTCCAACATAGAAATATCAAAAAAAAATATTGAGTTTAATTATGGTGAAGAAACCATTTATAAAGTAAGTGTAGCTACGGGATATCCAGGTATTGCTTTACTATTATATGAAACGTATAAATATACAAATGATATCAAATACTATAAACTTTGTAATGAATATTTAAGTGAAACAATCGACATCATACAAGCAAACCCTATGTATTCTACATCTTTATTTTCCGGAACTATGGGTATATTATTTGTATTAGCGACTTGTTCTGATGGAGGTAGTAACTATAGAAATATTACTACCCAACTTTTAAACGCGTATGATGTTATATTCGATGAAATATATTCTATATTAAATAAACAAGTTTATAACATTACTAAATCAAAAGAAAATTTTGATTTAGTAAATGGTGTTTGTGGGTCACTTGTATGTTTATTACATATATCAGATGTTTATGGGAGTGAAATTCATGCTAATTTAAACACATGGATTGAAAAATTAACTATTTTTGTAGAATCACTTATTAATAATAAATTAATATATAAAGTTAAGGGAGGCTTTTTTTCTGATTTAGGTGTTTCACATGGTATCAGTGGTGCTATAAATGTTTTGAACGCTTCCTATAATCGTGGTTTTATGTCAACTACGGCATTAAATACTTTAAAGCAATCTAGAGATTTTTTAATAGAATCCATAATTTTCCATCGGAATTCATGTTTTATTCCTAACACTTTAGATGATAATATGTTAAATCATAGAGATGCTTGGTGTTACGGTACTCCAGGTGTATCATTTGTACTTAACAATATCTCTCGTACATTGTATGATGAAAAAGCAATTAGTATAAGCAAATTTTTATCTAAAGAAACTTTAAGGAGAACAAAGGAGGAAAGAAAATTAATATCACCTACATTTTGTCATGGATATAGTGGGATAGCTATTATTAATAAAATATTGAAAAACGAAGAATTGGAAAAGTATTTTTATAATGAAATAATAAAATCTAAAAATTCTTATGCGGAATTTATATTTAGAGATATAGAACATCAAGATAACGGGTATGAACATAAAGATAGTGTTAGTCTTTTGGAAGGTAGCTCTGGTGTTTTATTAACTTTATTATCTCGAAATAAATTCCATTCTCTATGGTACAAGTTGTTTTGCTTCATTTAA
- a CDS encoding lantibiotic dehydratase: MELFKYYLYRTPLLSISKFKEIERNDLSDREYILHLIKFVEKNNLYANIYSSSKSLYHSITNFSMNTSDKKTRSILISLYKYLVRMMFRPTPFGMYSGVGVNGIYNQNFDEEEKITYFGYINNSVLYLFIDFLHREDKILDKVKVHVNPNIYEDKTHHFLPYQVQYGSNDYNDTGNVSLQKNKLTQRVIHLCAHGIDFKQLKEIICEEFLASESVVKEYLQKMIFEDFLVSEFKINFSDKNSYKKIMKNIENLNETENIVYELLKSIDITLKGILNTNDRGTILKLLMKADNLVAAKFSNFKENVINIDTKISGRNFQITNEDILNIEKIANLSSRLSIFETSKVLEEYKKEFSEIYGQDEDVRLTELLNLSTGLGLPNEYNRTNNSNNLEKANSIARILENWKTEALLKNKKTIKLNESKFMELEPYLKKGNIHTSFDMYLTKLSNSSILYFRTNSGSLQATQTYGRFLYMFSSNLSEKIYEFNDYKPKEMHSIEVVYNHPSSKIQNVMTSNTPSKVIDFSNPNASITSNDLYVFLGEDFNFYIRDIKGNILYPNFNNMHNTNLAPGIIRFLSDISMQYISGHYFLTYFITEQAYFPRIEYENLVLSPRKWNVKLESSLDFNLFISKINEFSKIYDLDEEFYLVYGDQRLYINWKYNISQYILYNEYKKGKNLELEELEKDFDFEEGSTLNELVFSFSSTTPLKLENVVNFSQPTIRNEKEIILPGNEWLSLNLYYNEYNFKEFMSYGLWEKVFKELLKSKEIDTIFFIRYRDSNDHLRLRFRIPSKDSLIQKKILDLINTFKNNGYIKTFSITPYYRETYRYGGTECIKVAEECFQVDSKIVLKYYGDLVDNLDVLDFAIDNIIEILNYFRPSINSQILTLEFVGKNKAVKDLYREKRNRILKSINQNQKFIEAHGTKNWREVKYNAYISLLKKSNKLNDNSIVLSIVHMFCNRLLGTDRELESKVIELIYRALLDYEKIKQWN; the protein is encoded by the coding sequence ATGGAATTGTTTAAATATTACTTATATAGAACTCCTCTTTTGTCTATAAGCAAATTCAAAGAAATAGAACGCAATGATTTGAGTGATAGAGAATATATATTACATCTTATAAAATTTGTTGAGAAAAACAATTTATATGCAAATATATACTCTTCTAGCAAAAGCTTATACCATTCAATTACTAATTTTAGTATGAATACATCGGATAAAAAAACTAGAAGTATTTTAATTTCATTATATAAGTATCTTGTTCGTATGATGTTTAGACCAACTCCTTTCGGAATGTATTCTGGTGTAGGCGTGAATGGTATATATAATCAAAACTTTGATGAGGAAGAAAAAATTACATATTTTGGTTATATAAATAATTCTGTATTGTATCTATTTATAGACTTTTTACATAGAGAAGATAAAATACTTGATAAAGTAAAAGTACATGTCAATCCTAATATATATGAAGACAAGACCCATCATTTCCTACCTTATCAAGTTCAATATGGTTCGAATGATTATAATGATACAGGAAATGTAAGTTTACAAAAAAACAAATTGACCCAAAGGGTAATACATTTATGTGCTCACGGAATCGATTTTAAACAATTGAAAGAAATTATATGTGAAGAGTTTCTTGCTTCGGAATCAGTAGTAAAAGAGTATTTACAAAAAATGATTTTTGAAGACTTTTTAGTTTCAGAGTTTAAGATTAATTTTAGCGATAAAAATTCTTATAAAAAAATAATGAAAAATATAGAAAATTTAAATGAAACAGAAAACATAGTATATGAGTTGTTGAAAAGTATAGATATTACATTAAAGGGAATACTTAATACTAATGATCGAGGCACCATTTTAAAACTTTTAATGAAAGCGGATAACTTAGTAGCAGCAAAGTTTTCGAATTTCAAAGAAAATGTAATAAATATCGATACTAAAATCAGTGGTCGAAACTTTCAAATTACCAATGAAGATATTTTAAATATCGAAAAAATAGCAAACTTGAGTTCTCGATTATCAATATTTGAGACGTCTAAAGTTTTAGAAGAGTACAAAAAGGAATTTTCTGAAATTTATGGGCAAGATGAAGATGTAAGATTGACAGAATTACTGAATTTAAGTACAGGTTTAGGTTTGCCAAATGAGTACAATAGAACCAATAATTCGAATAATCTTGAAAAAGCTAATAGCATAGCTAGAATATTAGAAAATTGGAAAACGGAAGCACTGTTGAAAAATAAAAAAACTATTAAATTAAATGAGTCTAAGTTCATGGAATTAGAACCCTATTTGAAAAAAGGCAATATACATACCTCCTTTGATATGTATTTAACTAAGTTAAGCAATTCATCTATCCTATATTTTAGAACTAACTCTGGATCGTTACAAGCCACTCAAACTTATGGGCGATTTTTATACATGTTTTCTTCTAATCTTAGTGAAAAAATCTATGAATTTAATGATTATAAACCAAAAGAAATGCATTCTATAGAAGTTGTATATAATCATCCTTCTTCTAAAATACAAAATGTAATGACTTCAAATACACCTAGTAAGGTTATTGATTTTTCTAACCCGAATGCTAGTATTACATCAAATGATTTATATGTATTTTTAGGTGAGGATTTTAATTTTTATATTAGAGATATAAAAGGGAATATTTTATACCCTAACTTCAACAATATGCATAATACTAACTTAGCGCCAGGCATTATTAGGTTTTTATCAGATATAAGTATGCAATATATTTCTGGACACTATTTTCTAACTTATTTTATAACAGAACAAGCTTATTTTCCTAGAATTGAGTATGAGAATTTAGTCTTATCTCCAAGGAAATGGAACGTTAAACTTGAAAGTAGTTTAGATTTTAATTTATTCATTTCTAAAATTAATGAATTTTCTAAAATTTACGACTTAGATGAAGAATTTTATTTAGTTTATGGAGATCAAAGGCTTTATATAAATTGGAAGTATAATATTTCTCAATACATTTTATACAATGAGTATAAGAAAGGTAAGAACCTAGAATTGGAAGAATTGGAAAAAGATTTTGATTTTGAAGAAGGTTCAACGCTCAATGAACTTGTGTTTTCTTTTTCTTCAACTACTCCTTTGAAATTGGAAAATGTTGTTAATTTTTCTCAGCCAACAATTAGAAATGAAAAAGAAATCATACTCCCTGGTAACGAGTGGCTCTCTTTAAATCTATACTATAACGAATATAATTTTAAAGAGTTCATGTCCTATGGTCTTTGGGAAAAAGTTTTTAAAGAGTTATTAAAGAGTAAGGAAATAGATACTATTTTCTTTATAAGATATCGTGACTCAAATGATCACTTAAGACTAAGATTTAGAATTCCTAGTAAGGATTCACTTATTCAGAAAAAAATTTTAGATTTAATTAACACATTTAAAAATAATGGTTACATAAAAACATTTAGTATAACACCATATTATAGAGAAACATATCGTTATGGAGGGACAGAATGTATAAAAGTAGCAGAAGAATGTTTTCAAGTAGATTCTAAAATCGTATTAAAATACTATGGTGATTTAGTTGATAACTTGGATGTTTTGGATTTTGCTATAGATAATATTATAGAAATTTTGAATTACTTTAGACCTTCGATTAATTCTCAAATATTGACCCTAGAGTTTGTTGGTAAAAATAAAGCAGTTAAAGACTTATACAGAGAAAAGAGAAATAGAATACTTAAATCTATAAACCAAAATCAAAAATTTATTGAGGCTCATGGTACAAAAAACTGGAGAGAAGTCAAGTATAATGCTTATATCTCGTTGTTGAAAAAGTCAAATAAGTTAAATGATAATAGCATTGTTTTAAGCATCGTTCATATGTTCTGTAACAGACTTTTGGGAACTGATAGGGAATTGGAAAGTAAAGTGATTGAATTAATATACAGAGCTTTGCTAGACTATGAAAAAATAAAACAATGGAACTAG
- the elxI1 gene encoding epilancin biosynthesis-related protein ElxI1 — MKVITTILDFLAILCVILLFSKFLILSVNEMFDWKLRWYFLEDIPHMAIILVVLLFIFAIPSEMIKEKRKK; from the coding sequence ATGAAGGTTATAACTACTATATTAGATTTTTTAGCAATTTTATGTGTTATTTTATTGTTTTCAAAGTTTCTTATCCTCTCTGTCAATGAAATGTTCGATTGGAAATTGAGATGGTATTTTTTGGAAGATATTCCTCACATGGCAATTATATTAGTTGTCCTACTTTTTATATTTGCTATACCTTCAGAAATGATAAAAGAAAAAAGAAAAAAGTAG
- the elxI1 gene encoding epilancin biosynthesis-related protein ElxI1, which produces MIKILDILTSICVIILGSKFAIQSANMMFDLHLKWYFFENVPHLSIILTLSIFILYISSELLKERESKSN; this is translated from the coding sequence ATGATAAAAATTCTAGATATTTTAACTTCAATTTGTGTGATTATTTTAGGATCAAAATTTGCAATTCAATCGGCTAATATGATGTTTGACTTGCATTTGAAATGGTATTTTTTTGAGAATGTTCCACATCTCTCAATCATTTTAACTCTGTCAATTTTTATTTTATATATATCATCAGAACTCCTCAAAGAAAGGGAATCAAAATCAAATTAA